From a single Pempheris klunzingeri isolate RE-2024b chromosome 2, fPemKlu1.hap1, whole genome shotgun sequence genomic region:
- the c2h6orf89 gene encoding bombesin receptor-activated protein C6orf89 homolog: protein MGTTMSEPCIYDKLSESIDILRQSGYRYGMSEREIERFIKQVLETNEPRREPPQFPILRATIKFVVAVGFLLVVVLAFTYPQSAPQLGLVNLGCYNWSSPLSHVRLLSLPIAKKYNLQGFHEWWSAGSLRQNLVNCSGCAEISSVLEVPESLRGTVTLRRGPQLVLLKGGESLSVQRQQLEELYLAHSGSMSILLEEDDGLQNHNLGLPQGPANFTLLWRFSSGTREKVLRWLFPKAELCPLLDSAGTIVQRCLVTHSTNSQSKGVGVFGWLVVGEGLPTVRVLPVQRCQKHCSSFNLWLTPGDMVYADPRYWQMELFPGRGQNIICDGSAF, encoded by the exons ATGGGGACGACGATGAGTGAGCCGTGCATCTACGACAAGCTGTCCGAGAGCATCGACATCCTCCGCCAGTCGGGCTACCGCTATGGCATGTCggagagggagatagagaggtTCATCAAGCAGGTCCTGGAGACCAATGAGCCCAGGAGAGAGCCCCCCCAGTTCCCCATCTTGAGAGCCACCATAAAG tttgtggtgGCAGTGGGCTtcctgctggtggtggtgctggccTTCACCTACCCCCAGAGTGCCCCCCAGCTGGGCCTGGTCAATCTGGGCTGTTACAACTGGTCATCCCCCCTCAGCCACGTCCGCCTGCTGTCCCTGCCCATCGCCAAGAAGTACAACCTGCAAG gtttTCATGAATGGTGGAGTGCCGGCTCTCTCAGGCAGAATCTGGTCAACTGTTCGGGCTGTGCGGAGATCTCCTCGGTGCTGGAAGTCCCAGAGAGCCTCAGGGGGACGGTCACTCTGCGGCGTGGGCCACAGCTCGTCCTGCTGAAG GGCGGGGAGTCCCTCAGTGTGCAGcggcagcagctggaggagctctacTTGGCCCATTCAGGCTCAATGTCCATTCTGCTGGAGGAGGACGACGGCCTGCAGAACCACAACCTCGGCCTCCCACAGGGACCTGCAAACTTCACTCTGCTCTG GAGGTTCAGCTCTGGGACCAGGGAGAAGGTGTTGAGGTGGCTCTTCCCGAAGGCTGAGctctgccccctgctggacagtGCCGGCACCATCGTGCAGCGCTGCCTggtcacacacagcacaaactcTCAGAGCAAG GGTGTCGGGGTGTTCGGCTGGCTGGTGGTGGGCGAGGGGCTGCCAACAGTTCGAGTTCTGCCTGTTCAACGCTGTCAGAAACACTGCAGCTCCTTCAACTTGTGGCTGACACCTGGAGACATGG TGTATGCCGACCCCCGGTACTGGCAGATGGAGCTGTTCCCAGGGCGAGGCCAGAACATCATCTGTGACGGATCGGCCTTTTAG